In a single window of the Solea senegalensis isolate Sse05_10M linkage group LG1, IFAPA_SoseM_1, whole genome shotgun sequence genome:
- the LOC122780473 gene encoding 3-keto-steroid reductase/17-beta-hydroxysteroid dehydrogenase 7-like — translation MQRVVIVTGANSGIGLALCERLLTEDSQLRLCLACRNLQRAEAARSALLASHPDAHVDLLQLDVGSVQSVLTAAHEVKARYNRIDFLYLNAGIMPNPQVDIRAFFKGLFSKNVIQMFATAEGILTQQDRLNSDGLQEVFATNLFGHFLLIRELEPLLCLTENSSRVVWTSSSNARRSAFNIEDMQHRNGTEPYSSSKYASDLLSLALNRRKNSQGLFSSVICPGLVMTNLTYGILPSFFWTLIMPIMWLIRIFTNTFTLTPYNGSEALHWLFLQKPESLDARAKYHSLTSGLGKNYTKPRQMDMDDEMSDALYSKLLKLEKEVRRKLSERERTQ, via the exons ATGCAGAGAGTGGTCATCGTCACCGGAGCCAACAG tggcATTGGCCTGGCGTTATGTGAGAGGCTACTGACTGAGGACAGTCAGCTCCGTCTGTGTCTGGCCTGCAGAAACCTGCAGCGGGCCGAGGCCGCACGCTCTGCCCTGCTCGCCTCACACCCTGATGCACATGTGGATCTGCTGCAACTCGATGTGGGCTCTGTGCAGTCAGTCCTCACGGCTGCTCATGAGGTCAAGGCCAG gTACAACAGGATTGACTTTCTCTATCTAAATGCAGGAATTATGCCAAATCCACAAGTGGATATTAGAGCTTTTTTCAAGGGACTGTTCTCCAA AAATGTCATCCAGATGTTTGCGACAGCAGAGGGAATATTAACACAACAGGATCGTCTCAACTCGGATGGACTGCAGGAAGTTTTCGCCACCAACCTCTTTGGTCATTTTCTTCTG ATCAGGGAGCTGGAGCCTCTGCTGTGTCTGACAGAAAACAGTTCGAGGGTTGTGTGGACCTCCTCGAGCAACGCCCGCCGCTCTGCCTTCAACATAGAGGACATGCAGCACAGGAATGGCACAGAGCCCTACAGCTCCTCCAAGTACGCTTCAGACCTGCTCAGCCTGGCACTCAACAGACGCAAAAACAGCCAG GGGCTGTTCTCCTCTGTGATATGTCCAGGGCTGGTGATGACTAATCTAACCTATGGCATCCTGCCCTCTTTCTTCTGGACTCTCATCATGCCCATTATGTGGTTG ATAAGGATCTTCACTAACACCTTCACACTAACACCGTACAATGGATCAGAGGCACTG CACTGGCTGTTTCTTCAAAAGCCAGAGTCTCTGGATGCAAGGGCAAAGTATCACAGTTTAACGTCAGGACTTGGAAAAAACTACACTAAGCCTCGACAA ATGGACATGGATGATGAAATGTCTGATGCCCTATATTCAAAACTTCTTAAACTGGAGAAAGAAGTGCGAAGGAaactgagtgagagagagagaacacagtgA
- the ddr2b gene encoding discoidin domain-containing receptor 2 isoform X3, whose translation MEVKLITHGVFFILLAAAARAQVNPEICRYPLGMTGGQIQDEDISASSQWSESTAARFGRLDFDNGDGDGAWCPDIMSEPAGLKEYLQVDLRSLHFITLVGTQGRHADGMGNEFAQRYMIKYSRDGKNWVGWHDRKGRQVIEGNRNAYDVVLKDLEPPIIARFVRFMPVTDHSMIVCMRVELYGCEWLDGLMSYSIPDGHQMIYRGLDVYFNDSVYDGASAERLTKGLGQLTDGTWGLDDFLHSHIYSMWPGYDYVGWSNKSFTKGYVEIIFDFDRVRNFTSMKVHCNNLFSRGVRIFKQATCYFRSGSEWETDPVTFRPTADRVSQIARFVTVPLGDHTATAIKCRFHFGDLWMLFSEVAFQSGSAVYNTSLTPRKHGHPTNTLPGDDPTHKVDDSNTRILIGCLVAIIAILLTIIVIILWRQVWQKMLEKASRRMLDDELTARLAVQTQAFSFHHSSLSTDDSSTSNSTYERIFPLCADYQEPSRLIRKLPEFAQTTENSDSSMKEFPRHKLTFKEKLGEGQFGEVHLCEAEGMQDFLGEDLSIEGNNESPLLVAVKTLREDANKNARNDFLKEIRIMSRLRDPNIVRLLAVCVDTDPLCMITEYMENGDLNQFLCSLRLKQNTDQAETEQEEKDGESMDSYSKLIRMAVQIASGMKYLSSLNFVHRDLATRNCLVGKNYTIKIADFGMSRNLYRGDYYRIQGRAVLPIRWMSWESILLGKFTMASDVWAFGVTLWEILTLCKEQPYSQLSDEQVIENTGEFFRDQGKQVYLPKPPCCPERVYTDLMLSCWRRNAKERPSFQDIHIQLMESLA comes from the exons ATGGAGGTTAAACTGATCACACATGGTGTCTTCTTTAtcctgctggctgctgctgcgagAGCTCAAGTCAACCCAG AAATATGTCGCTATCCTCTTGGTATGACGGGCGGGCAGATTCAGGATGAGGACATCTCTGCCTCCAGTCAGTGGTCTGAGTCAACGGCTGCAAGATTTGGCAG ACTTGACTTTGACAACGGAGACGGTGACGGGGCCTGGTGTCCTGACATCATGTCAGAGCCGGCCGGCCTCAAAGAGTATCTGCAGGTGGACCTGCGTTCGCTGCACTTCATCACACTGGTGGGCACCCAAGGTCGCCACGCTGATGGGATGGGAAATGAGTTTGCACAGCGATACATGATCAAGTACAGCCGTGACGGCAAGAACTGGGTGGGATGGCACGATAGGAAGGGAAGGCAG GTAATAGAGGGGAACAGGAATGCATATGACGTGGTGCTGAAGGACCTGGAGCCTCCCATCATAGCTCGTTTTGTCCGCTTCATGCCCGTGACGGATCACTCCATGATCGTGTGCATGAGAGTGGAGCTCTACGGCTGTGAATGGCTGG ATGGCCTGATGTCTTATAGTATTCCAGACGGCCACCAAATGATCTACAGAGGCCTGGATGTCTACTTTAATGATTCTGTGTATGATGGAGCATCAGCTGAAAG ACTGACAAAGGGCCTTGGCCAGCTGACAGATGGCACCTGGGGTCTGGATGATTTCCTCCACAGCCACATCTACAGTATGTGGCCTGGCTACGACTATGTGGGCTGGAGCAACAAGAGCTTTACCAAAGGTTATGTGGAGATAATCTTTGACTTCGACCGTGTCAGAAACTTTACTTCCATGAAG gtTCACTGCAACAACTTGTTTAGCCGAGGGGTGAGGATATTCAAACAGGCCACCTGTTACTTCCGGTCAGGATCAGAGTGGGAGACAGACCCGGTGACATTTCGGCCCACCGCTGACCGTGTAAGCCAAATTGCCCGTTTCGTCACTGTTCCCCTCGGAGACCACACGGCCACTGCCATCAAATGCCGCTTCCACTTTGGTGACCTTTGGATGCTGTTTAGTGAAGTGGCCTTTCAGTCAG GTTCGGCAGTGTACAATACATCACTGACTCCTCGCAAACATGGACatcccacaaacacactcccAG GGGATGATCCCACTCATAAAGTGGATGACAGCAACACCAGGATCCTGATTGGCTGCTTGGTGGCAATCATAGCCATCCTTCTGACGATCATAGTCATCATCCTGTGGCGGCAGGTGTGGCAAAAGATGCTTGAGAAG GCCTCTCGGCGCATGCTGGATGATGAACTCACAGCTCGTCTTGCTGTCCAAACCCAGGCCTTCTCCTTCCACCACTCGTCCCTGTCCACTGACGACAGCTCAACCTCCAACTCCACCTATGAGAGAATCTTCCCCCTGTGCGCCGACTACCAGGAGCCTTCACGTCTCATCCGAAAGCTGCCCGAGTTTGCTCAGACCACAGAGAACTCTG ATTCATCCATGAAAGAGTTTCCCAGACACAAGCTCACCTTCAAGGAGAAACTGGGAGAGGGCCAGTTTGGAGAA GTGCACTTGTGTGAGGCAGAGGGCATGCAGGACTTTTTGGGTGAGGATTTGTCTATAGAAGGAAACAATGAGTCACCTCTGCTTGTTGCCGTCAAAACCTTGCGAGAAGATGCCAATAAGAACGCAAG GAATGACTTTCTCAAGGAGATCCGTATCATGTCCCGTCTGAGAGACCCCAACATTGTCCGTCTGCTGGcggtgtgtgtggacacagaccCTCTGTGCATGATCACTGAGTACATGGAGAACGGAGACCTGAACCAGTTCCTTTGCAGCCTCAGGCTGAAGCAGAACACTGACCAAGCCGAGACGGAACAAGAGGAGAAAGACGGGGAGAGTATGGACAG cTACAGTAAACTTATTAGGATGGCTGTGCAGATTGCATCTGGCATGAAGTACTTGTCCTCTCTCAACTTTGTCCACCGTGACCTGGCCACTCGCAATTGCCTGGTGGGTAAGAACTACACAATAAAGATTGCTGATTTCGGCATGAGTCGAAACCTGTACAGAGGAGACTACTACAGGATTCAAGGCCGGGCTGTGCTGCCCATTCGCTGGATGTCCTGGGAGAGCATCCTACTG GGTAAGTTCACCATGGCCAGTGATGTGTGGGCATTTGGTGTGACTCTGTGGGAGATTCTGACTCTGTGTAAGGAGCAGCCTTACTCCCAGCTCTCCGATGAGCAGGTGATTGAAAACACAGGGGAGTTCTTCAGGGACCAGGGCAAACAG GTGTACCTGCCAAAGCCGCCATGTTGTCCTGAAAGAGTCTACACTGATCTGATgctgagctgctggaggaggaacGCCAAGGAGAGGCCAAGCTTTCAGGACATCCACATTCAGCTGATGGAGAGTCTGGCATAG
- the ddr2b gene encoding discoidin domain-containing receptor 2 isoform X2, with translation MTGGQIQDEDISASSQWSESTAARFGRLDFDNGDGDGAWCPDIMSEPAGLKEYLQVDLRSLHFITLVGTQGRHADGMGNEFAQRYMIKYSRDGKNWVGWHDRKGRQVIEGNRNAYDVVLKDLEPPIIARFVRFMPVTDHSMIVCMRVELYGCEWLDGLMSYSIPDGHQMIYRGLDVYFNDSVYDGASAERLTKGLGQLTDGTWGLDDFLHSHIYSMWPGYDYVGWSNKSFTKGYVEIIFDFDRVRNFTSMKVHCNNLFSRGVRIFKQATCYFRSGSEWETDPVTFRPTADRVSQIARFVTVPLGDHTATAIKCRFHFGDLWMLFSEVAFQSGSAVYNTSLTPRKHGHPTNTLPGDDPTHKVDDSNTRILIGCLVAIIAILLTIIVIILWRQVWQKMLEKASRRMLDDELTARLAVQTQAFSFHHSSLSTDDSSTSNSTYERIFPLCADYQEPSRLIRKLPEFAQTTENSGAGTLTGGSDSAPHYAEADIISLQESSDSTSHSITAVNMNLFAGTDSSMKEFPRHKLTFKEKLGEGQFGEVHLCEAEGMQDFLGEDLSIEGNNESPLLVAVKTLREDANKNARNDFLKEIRIMSRLRDPNIVRLLAVCVDTDPLCMITEYMENGDLNQFLCSLRLKQNTDQAETEQEEKDGESMDSYSKLIRMAVQIASGMKYLSSLNFVHRDLATRNCLVGKNYTIKIADFGMSRNLYRGDYYRIQGRAVLPIRWMSWESILLGKFTMASDVWAFGVTLWEILTLCKEQPYSQLSDEQVIENTGEFFRDQGKQVYLPKPPCCPERVYTDLMLSCWRRNAKERPSFQDIHIQLMESLA, from the exons ATGACGGGCGGGCAGATTCAGGATGAGGACATCTCTGCCTCCAGTCAGTGGTCTGAGTCAACGGCTGCAAGATTTGGCAG ACTTGACTTTGACAACGGAGACGGTGACGGGGCCTGGTGTCCTGACATCATGTCAGAGCCGGCCGGCCTCAAAGAGTATCTGCAGGTGGACCTGCGTTCGCTGCACTTCATCACACTGGTGGGCACCCAAGGTCGCCACGCTGATGGGATGGGAAATGAGTTTGCACAGCGATACATGATCAAGTACAGCCGTGACGGCAAGAACTGGGTGGGATGGCACGATAGGAAGGGAAGGCAG GTAATAGAGGGGAACAGGAATGCATATGACGTGGTGCTGAAGGACCTGGAGCCTCCCATCATAGCTCGTTTTGTCCGCTTCATGCCCGTGACGGATCACTCCATGATCGTGTGCATGAGAGTGGAGCTCTACGGCTGTGAATGGCTGG ATGGCCTGATGTCTTATAGTATTCCAGACGGCCACCAAATGATCTACAGAGGCCTGGATGTCTACTTTAATGATTCTGTGTATGATGGAGCATCAGCTGAAAG ACTGACAAAGGGCCTTGGCCAGCTGACAGATGGCACCTGGGGTCTGGATGATTTCCTCCACAGCCACATCTACAGTATGTGGCCTGGCTACGACTATGTGGGCTGGAGCAACAAGAGCTTTACCAAAGGTTATGTGGAGATAATCTTTGACTTCGACCGTGTCAGAAACTTTACTTCCATGAAG gtTCACTGCAACAACTTGTTTAGCCGAGGGGTGAGGATATTCAAACAGGCCACCTGTTACTTCCGGTCAGGATCAGAGTGGGAGACAGACCCGGTGACATTTCGGCCCACCGCTGACCGTGTAAGCCAAATTGCCCGTTTCGTCACTGTTCCCCTCGGAGACCACACGGCCACTGCCATCAAATGCCGCTTCCACTTTGGTGACCTTTGGATGCTGTTTAGTGAAGTGGCCTTTCAGTCAG GTTCGGCAGTGTACAATACATCACTGACTCCTCGCAAACATGGACatcccacaaacacactcccAG GGGATGATCCCACTCATAAAGTGGATGACAGCAACACCAGGATCCTGATTGGCTGCTTGGTGGCAATCATAGCCATCCTTCTGACGATCATAGTCATCATCCTGTGGCGGCAGGTGTGGCAAAAGATGCTTGAGAAG GCCTCTCGGCGCATGCTGGATGATGAACTCACAGCTCGTCTTGCTGTCCAAACCCAGGCCTTCTCCTTCCACCACTCGTCCCTGTCCACTGACGACAGCTCAACCTCCAACTCCACCTATGAGAGAATCTTCCCCCTGTGCGCCGACTACCAGGAGCCTTCACGTCTCATCCGAAAGCTGCCCGAGTTTGCTCAGACCACAGAGAACTCTG GAGCAGGCACCTTAACAGGTGGTTCAGACAGTGCCCCCCACTATGCAGAGGCAGACATCATTAGCCTGCAGGAGTCCTCAGACAGCACCAGTCATTCCATCACAGCTGTCAACATGAATCTCTTTGCTGGCACAGATTCATCCATGAAAGAGTTTCCCAGACACAAGCTCACCTTCAAGGAGAAACTGGGAGAGGGCCAGTTTGGAGAA GTGCACTTGTGTGAGGCAGAGGGCATGCAGGACTTTTTGGGTGAGGATTTGTCTATAGAAGGAAACAATGAGTCACCTCTGCTTGTTGCCGTCAAAACCTTGCGAGAAGATGCCAATAAGAACGCAAG GAATGACTTTCTCAAGGAGATCCGTATCATGTCCCGTCTGAGAGACCCCAACATTGTCCGTCTGCTGGcggtgtgtgtggacacagaccCTCTGTGCATGATCACTGAGTACATGGAGAACGGAGACCTGAACCAGTTCCTTTGCAGCCTCAGGCTGAAGCAGAACACTGACCAAGCCGAGACGGAACAAGAGGAGAAAGACGGGGAGAGTATGGACAG cTACAGTAAACTTATTAGGATGGCTGTGCAGATTGCATCTGGCATGAAGTACTTGTCCTCTCTCAACTTTGTCCACCGTGACCTGGCCACTCGCAATTGCCTGGTGGGTAAGAACTACACAATAAAGATTGCTGATTTCGGCATGAGTCGAAACCTGTACAGAGGAGACTACTACAGGATTCAAGGCCGGGCTGTGCTGCCCATTCGCTGGATGTCCTGGGAGAGCATCCTACTG GGTAAGTTCACCATGGCCAGTGATGTGTGGGCATTTGGTGTGACTCTGTGGGAGATTCTGACTCTGTGTAAGGAGCAGCCTTACTCCCAGCTCTCCGATGAGCAGGTGATTGAAAACACAGGGGAGTTCTTCAGGGACCAGGGCAAACAG GTGTACCTGCCAAAGCCGCCATGTTGTCCTGAAAGAGTCTACACTGATCTGATgctgagctgctggaggaggaacGCCAAGGAGAGGCCAAGCTTTCAGGACATCCACATTCAGCTGATGGAGAGTCTGGCATAG
- the ddr2b gene encoding discoidin domain-containing receptor 2 isoform X1, whose translation MEVKLITHGVFFILLAAAARAQVNPEICRYPLGMTGGQIQDEDISASSQWSESTAARFGRLDFDNGDGDGAWCPDIMSEPAGLKEYLQVDLRSLHFITLVGTQGRHADGMGNEFAQRYMIKYSRDGKNWVGWHDRKGRQVIEGNRNAYDVVLKDLEPPIIARFVRFMPVTDHSMIVCMRVELYGCEWLDGLMSYSIPDGHQMIYRGLDVYFNDSVYDGASAERLTKGLGQLTDGTWGLDDFLHSHIYSMWPGYDYVGWSNKSFTKGYVEIIFDFDRVRNFTSMKVHCNNLFSRGVRIFKQATCYFRSGSEWETDPVTFRPTADRVSQIARFVTVPLGDHTATAIKCRFHFGDLWMLFSEVAFQSGSAVYNTSLTPRKHGHPTNTLPGDDPTHKVDDSNTRILIGCLVAIIAILLTIIVIILWRQVWQKMLEKASRRMLDDELTARLAVQTQAFSFHHSSLSTDDSSTSNSTYERIFPLCADYQEPSRLIRKLPEFAQTTENSGAGTLTGGSDSAPHYAEADIISLQESSDSTSHSITAVNMNLFAGTDSSMKEFPRHKLTFKEKLGEGQFGEVHLCEAEGMQDFLGEDLSIEGNNESPLLVAVKTLREDANKNARNDFLKEIRIMSRLRDPNIVRLLAVCVDTDPLCMITEYMENGDLNQFLCSLRLKQNTDQAETEQEEKDGESMDSYSKLIRMAVQIASGMKYLSSLNFVHRDLATRNCLVGKNYTIKIADFGMSRNLYRGDYYRIQGRAVLPIRWMSWESILLGKFTMASDVWAFGVTLWEILTLCKEQPYSQLSDEQVIENTGEFFRDQGKQVYLPKPPCCPERVYTDLMLSCWRRNAKERPSFQDIHIQLMESLA comes from the exons ATGGAGGTTAAACTGATCACACATGGTGTCTTCTTTAtcctgctggctgctgctgcgagAGCTCAAGTCAACCCAG AAATATGTCGCTATCCTCTTGGTATGACGGGCGGGCAGATTCAGGATGAGGACATCTCTGCCTCCAGTCAGTGGTCTGAGTCAACGGCTGCAAGATTTGGCAG ACTTGACTTTGACAACGGAGACGGTGACGGGGCCTGGTGTCCTGACATCATGTCAGAGCCGGCCGGCCTCAAAGAGTATCTGCAGGTGGACCTGCGTTCGCTGCACTTCATCACACTGGTGGGCACCCAAGGTCGCCACGCTGATGGGATGGGAAATGAGTTTGCACAGCGATACATGATCAAGTACAGCCGTGACGGCAAGAACTGGGTGGGATGGCACGATAGGAAGGGAAGGCAG GTAATAGAGGGGAACAGGAATGCATATGACGTGGTGCTGAAGGACCTGGAGCCTCCCATCATAGCTCGTTTTGTCCGCTTCATGCCCGTGACGGATCACTCCATGATCGTGTGCATGAGAGTGGAGCTCTACGGCTGTGAATGGCTGG ATGGCCTGATGTCTTATAGTATTCCAGACGGCCACCAAATGATCTACAGAGGCCTGGATGTCTACTTTAATGATTCTGTGTATGATGGAGCATCAGCTGAAAG ACTGACAAAGGGCCTTGGCCAGCTGACAGATGGCACCTGGGGTCTGGATGATTTCCTCCACAGCCACATCTACAGTATGTGGCCTGGCTACGACTATGTGGGCTGGAGCAACAAGAGCTTTACCAAAGGTTATGTGGAGATAATCTTTGACTTCGACCGTGTCAGAAACTTTACTTCCATGAAG gtTCACTGCAACAACTTGTTTAGCCGAGGGGTGAGGATATTCAAACAGGCCACCTGTTACTTCCGGTCAGGATCAGAGTGGGAGACAGACCCGGTGACATTTCGGCCCACCGCTGACCGTGTAAGCCAAATTGCCCGTTTCGTCACTGTTCCCCTCGGAGACCACACGGCCACTGCCATCAAATGCCGCTTCCACTTTGGTGACCTTTGGATGCTGTTTAGTGAAGTGGCCTTTCAGTCAG GTTCGGCAGTGTACAATACATCACTGACTCCTCGCAAACATGGACatcccacaaacacactcccAG GGGATGATCCCACTCATAAAGTGGATGACAGCAACACCAGGATCCTGATTGGCTGCTTGGTGGCAATCATAGCCATCCTTCTGACGATCATAGTCATCATCCTGTGGCGGCAGGTGTGGCAAAAGATGCTTGAGAAG GCCTCTCGGCGCATGCTGGATGATGAACTCACAGCTCGTCTTGCTGTCCAAACCCAGGCCTTCTCCTTCCACCACTCGTCCCTGTCCACTGACGACAGCTCAACCTCCAACTCCACCTATGAGAGAATCTTCCCCCTGTGCGCCGACTACCAGGAGCCTTCACGTCTCATCCGAAAGCTGCCCGAGTTTGCTCAGACCACAGAGAACTCTG GAGCAGGCACCTTAACAGGTGGTTCAGACAGTGCCCCCCACTATGCAGAGGCAGACATCATTAGCCTGCAGGAGTCCTCAGACAGCACCAGTCATTCCATCACAGCTGTCAACATGAATCTCTTTGCTGGCACAGATTCATCCATGAAAGAGTTTCCCAGACACAAGCTCACCTTCAAGGAGAAACTGGGAGAGGGCCAGTTTGGAGAA GTGCACTTGTGTGAGGCAGAGGGCATGCAGGACTTTTTGGGTGAGGATTTGTCTATAGAAGGAAACAATGAGTCACCTCTGCTTGTTGCCGTCAAAACCTTGCGAGAAGATGCCAATAAGAACGCAAG GAATGACTTTCTCAAGGAGATCCGTATCATGTCCCGTCTGAGAGACCCCAACATTGTCCGTCTGCTGGcggtgtgtgtggacacagaccCTCTGTGCATGATCACTGAGTACATGGAGAACGGAGACCTGAACCAGTTCCTTTGCAGCCTCAGGCTGAAGCAGAACACTGACCAAGCCGAGACGGAACAAGAGGAGAAAGACGGGGAGAGTATGGACAG cTACAGTAAACTTATTAGGATGGCTGTGCAGATTGCATCTGGCATGAAGTACTTGTCCTCTCTCAACTTTGTCCACCGTGACCTGGCCACTCGCAATTGCCTGGTGGGTAAGAACTACACAATAAAGATTGCTGATTTCGGCATGAGTCGAAACCTGTACAGAGGAGACTACTACAGGATTCAAGGCCGGGCTGTGCTGCCCATTCGCTGGATGTCCTGGGAGAGCATCCTACTG GGTAAGTTCACCATGGCCAGTGATGTGTGGGCATTTGGTGTGACTCTGTGGGAGATTCTGACTCTGTGTAAGGAGCAGCCTTACTCCCAGCTCTCCGATGAGCAGGTGATTGAAAACACAGGGGAGTTCTTCAGGGACCAGGGCAAACAG GTGTACCTGCCAAAGCCGCCATGTTGTCCTGAAAGAGTCTACACTGATCTGATgctgagctgctggaggaggaacGCCAAGGAGAGGCCAAGCTTTCAGGACATCCACATTCAGCTGATGGAGAGTCTGGCATAG